A region of the Pungitius pungitius chromosome 8, fPunPun2.1, whole genome shotgun sequence genome:
gcacCTTTAGTTCACCCGTAATATACCATTATATTTCACACCAAGAGAAATACTCCAAAACGCTTTCCGGGGCTGATTTCATCTCAGTATTTTGGCTAGTATTTAGAATGATGGGCTGGTGCTATGGTCCAAAGTAGGAGTCCCCGACCACTTGTTACCGTGtcacagagaaagaagaagaaatttgactttgttttctaaaaaatatattttttagaaaaACGACTAGAGCCTCTCCAAGTTACATAAGCCTTTCTTCCATagcgtcacccccccccccccccccccaacctccgcCCCCCGCAATTGGCCGATAATTCTGTGTTCTACGTTTTCTCCGCCGCAAGACCCGTCCGCAAGATATTTTCTAATATGAAACTGGTCCGTGAGGCAAAAAACAATACTGACTTTATTTGTGTACTTGGCAATGTCTGCAGCTGCATCCGCCGAAGCAGTGGGGATATACGGGTCTGTCGCCGCGGGTGATGACGTAGCAGCTGGGCCCGAACTTGATGCGGCCATCATGGCGACCGCAGACGGGCTACCGGACACCAGGGTGACGGCCGACGTGGACGTGCTGAGGGGGGCGTCTTTTTGTTGGACAGCTGGGAATAGATAAACACTGTTAATCAGaaacatcgggggggggggggggggggggggaaagaagaagaaaaaaaaaaacggatcatATGACAATATCAAGCGGGCGATGGTCACAAAGTGCATACTGTACATTTCACCATGAACTGGCCCCAGCCACTTTGTTGAGTCCCACTCGTCCTGTACCTTTAGCAGCCTGTCTGGTCTGATAGCGCGTGCTCTGAGCGGACTGCGGcgccgaggaggagggggacacTGCCGCGGAGCCGTTCCCGGCGGCCTGCGTCTGGGTCGGCGCCTGGGCCTGCCCTTCCCCGCCGGGAGAAGACGCCGGGGCCTGCGCGTCCGCCGTGGGCTGCAGGCTCTGTTGCTGCCGCTGCACCTTCTGCATGTGCCACTTTTGAGAGGAGGTCTGAAACTTGGCGCTGGGATTCCACACCACAGCCCTCTGCACCACCGGCGCCGTCTCCCTGGGCAGCAGGGGACGCTGTTTCTTCAGGGCCGGCGTGGCggcggctgaggaggaggaggaggaggaggaggaggaggaggaagacgggggTGTCGCTGTGGCCCCGGACACGGTCGCGAGGCTGATGGTTGCGGGTGAGGGAGTAGTGAAGGAGACCATGGTGACAGGAACGGCTATGGGAGACTGTGCGGAAGcgctggagggggtggagggagccGTACTGTTCTGAGACGGGAGGGTTGACGTGGTGGCGGCTTTCCCTACAAGAAAATGTGCACGATTTAACAGTTCCGCCTGGTAAAGCTGGTGATCTGTCACCTTTCATATTGGTTAAAAATAGACATTACATTGCGTGTGTCTTTGATTATTTCTCGTGGgaccaacaaaagaaaagaaaaaacggcACAACTCTCACCTTCAGTTTTACCAGCGGAAGACTCTTTAACACAGGCGCTgtccttcctgctcctcttccggTCCTTGCCTCCCGGTTCCTCTCCAAGGTCAATGACCAGCTCTCTCTCCGAGTCGGAGTCCTCCGCCGGCGCGGGCTGCTTTGCCTCTTCTTTCCCATGAGGCCTCTCCCGGAGACCAGGTGAGGCTGGAGGTGCTTTGGTCTTTTCTGGGCTCTCCTTTTCAGATCCGGGGCTCGCTCGCGCTCTGGTCGGAGCGTCGGTCGCAGTTGCGGCGACGTCGCCTGCCGTGGACTCGGATGCCACGTGAGAATCGGCTTCACCCTCCTCTTGGCTCGGGGAAGGTTGGTCTTTGGCTTTGCTTTTGGCCGAGTCCTTCTGGGCCTCGTCGCTTGGTGCTGCGTCCTCACCCTCCTTGGTCTTTTGCTCCTCATCACTGGCGTCCTCACTGTCACTGGAGTCAGATTTATCGGAGTCCTCCGAGTCGCTGTGTTCCACACCTTTGTACACATCCACGGATATCTCATCGATACCTGCAAAACAAAGTCATTGGAGGGATATGTCACCCAGGATCACACATTCACGTCACAACTTGTGTTCTGCTTTGCGACTTTCCCAGTCGGGCACTGATTCTGCTGACTATCCTCAACGGTAATACTTTAGATTACTAAACTCCGCTCACCCAACTGTGCCTTGCAACTCTCAATGGTTTTGTCCAAGTTCAGCTGGAACCGGCTCTTGATCTGTCTTTTTGGAGAGGTGAGGACCGGCGTGGCTCCTTGTTTCTGCTGAACCGTTTCACTAAGCTCCTTCAGGTCCATTTCTGCTTTGCTCCGATCTGGTAAAATACAACTTAAAATTGTTCCCGAACGGCCATACACGCACAAGAAAAGACTTTTGCTCACAGAGAACGGACATTGTGACTGGTTTCATGAATAATGCGTAACCACCAAAAAGAGATTTACCCAGATTGAGGTTCAGTATGCTTCCTGTCGGTGGTGTCTTCTCCTGCTTGGGACCGCCAGGAGCCTGAGAGTGAAATGGTTTGGGGCTGTCTAAGGAACTGCCAGCGGGACAAGGTCGAGGGTGGGCAGGTGACGCTGTGAAGAGATATTTACCGTCAAAGGAAGCCACCTGCTATCTGACACGACTCACGAGTTGCTTCGCAAAAAAGGCACCGGTCCAAATACCTGTACAGTCCATGGACTCTTCTCCTGTGCTGTACTGGCTGTTTGGGGCCTTTGTTTGGGACTTGTCCGCCGTCTCCGTCTCCCCATCTGAACCGGTGTGGGCAGAGGAGTTGGTGCTCATGGGGGAGCGAGGCATGTCACTGAGGGGGAGCCTCCGGCCCGCCGCGCCGCCTCCCAACCCGGCCCCCGACAGCATGGTCCTGGCCAAAGAGATCTTGGGGGACGCCGTCATGTCGAAGCTCAGCTTGATCTTCTCCTGTTTCTCGGGTTTGATCGGGGTGGACGACGGGTTGGACGGATCCAGCAGCATCTGGAAGTTATTTTCAGGGGTGTAAGGTGTCCTGAAGGGGGCATAGTTAAACACGCCGAACTTCTTCCTCATGTTCTCCACATAGACCTCCATCTCTTGCATGGCGCTATTGAAGATGCTCTTGGTCTTCTTCACAGAGAAGGGAATCTCTTTGGACATGAGGTAGCAATTGTTTAAAGGCACCCAAGccctttggagaaaaaaaaagatccacatCATGAGCAAAGAGGGATATGTGCAAGGAAACTGACTAAGTGAAGCACGGAGGGCTGATACCTGTCATGCTGACCAAAAAAGCGAGCATCCACTTGTCCATCTTTGTCCCGCAGAGCTTTAGCAGGCCAGAATGGAAATCCCTTCAGCTTGGCCCACACTAGAGGATGTGGGTTACTCTGTGGCCATGCGGTGAGACACAGGAGCAAAGTGGTTGTCACGCACGGTGATCTGTGCTTAAAAACGGGGTAACAGTCAGGCGAACTCATCGACAGAAACGTCAAGTCACTCAACTAGCTTACACAAGGCTCACAGAACCAGTTGTCTCTCTTTTGGCAAGCAGAGAGATAACACTCGGGGCAAACTTCAATCTCATTCATCTGCAATTAAAGAATCAGAAGACACATGAAGGGAAGTTGCAGCTGACACGTCGGGTGTTTCATTGAACCAAACCATGTGCCCACCTCATGCTCACAGATCTTTACTATCACTTTAGCTGTAGCCGTGAGTTTGTGATTGCCTGAAACAAGGAAACACGTTCATGTTTAAATACACCCTAGATATGTTGATAATTCAATCAAATTGTTCCAAATAGATTATAATTTGCTGGATCTTTCTTGAATGTTGTTTACATACCTCCATTGTATATGATACAGTTGTGCAAAATCCATTTTGCATCTGCCAAGAAGGCCTCTGTGCAgccatacattttttttttaatattct
Encoded here:
- the zmynd8 gene encoding MYND-type zinc finger-containing chromatin reader ZMYND8 isoform X2; its protein translation is MEVGFWFWFRSQQMPIYSPHKKKHISFPLLGRRVKERLAESKATDDEAAASAGGVREKGSASRIDSGAPADQSAPEEEEKTEVTEEEMEISTRSKDGGSTERVTQKRKMPSPSQSSNGHSSAETSPYPVKKKKKPGAVSSSKDQSELRHGPFYYVKQPALTTDPVDVVPQDGRNDFYCWLCHREGQVLCCELCPRVYHAKCLKLPAEPEGDWFCPECEKITVAECIETQSKAMMMLTIEQLSYLLKFALQKMKQPGTEPFQKPVSLEQHPDYAEYIFHPMDLCTLEKNIKKKMYGCTEAFLADAKWILHNCIIYNGGNHKLTATAKVIVKICEHEMNEIEVCPECYLSACQKRDNWFCEPCSNPHPLVWAKLKGFPFWPAKALRDKDGQVDARFFGQHDRAWVPLNNCYLMSKEIPFSVKKTKSIFNSAMQEMEVYVENMRKKFGVFNYAPFRTPYTPENNFQMLLDPSNPSSTPIKPEKQEKIKLSFDMTASPKISLARTMLSGAGLGGGAAGRRLPLSDMPRSPMSTNSSAHTGSDGETETADKSQTKAPNSQYSTGEESMDCTASPAHPRPCPAGSSLDSPKPFHSQAPGGPKQEKTPPTGSILNLNLDRSKAEMDLKELSETVQQKQGATPVLTSPKRQIKSRFQLNLDKTIESCKAQLGIDEISVDVYKGVEHSDSEDSDKSDSSDSEDASDEEQKTKEGEDAAPSDEAQKDSAKSKAKDQPSPSQEEGEADSHVASESTAGDVAATATDAPTRARASPGSEKESPEKTKAPPASPGLRERPHGKEEAKQPAPAEDSDSERELVIDLGEEPGGKDRKRSRKDSACVKESSAGKTEGKAATTSTLPSQNSTAPSTPSSASAQSPIAVPVTMVSFTTPSPATISLATVSGATATPPSSSSSSSSSSSSSAAATPALKKQRPLLPRETAPVVQRAVVWNPSAKFQTSSQKWHMQKVQRQQQSLQPTADAQAPASSPGGEGQAQAPTQTQAAGNGSAAVSPSSSAPQSAQSTRYQTRQAAKAVQQKDAPLSTSTSAVTLVSGSPSAVAMMAASSSGPAATSSPAATDPYIPTASADAAADIAKYTNKIMDAIKGTMDEIYNDLSKSTSGNTIAEIRRLRIEIEKLQWLHQQELSEMKHNLELTMAEMRQSLEQERERLVSEVKKQMELEKQQAMDETKKKQWCANCRKEAIFYCCWNTSYCDYPCQQAHWPEHMKSCTQSASAPQQESEAESTADPPIKGLGQNSSGPNSLRDAPASAPPDRDCDTEKSTDNAPVTLS